A part of Salvelinus alpinus chromosome 5, SLU_Salpinus.1, whole genome shotgun sequence genomic DNA contains:
- the LOC139576989 gene encoding phosphatidylinositol polyphosphate 5-phosphatase type IV-like, whose translation MRMTENGEDSSPSQPVGGVLPGGVPGGKDPGGVSGDNRPVNPTTEDNKTTKLLNNTMKFPQDVRDQSSKTSPYQPRPPLLPKPPALSKGGNSDSVEEKVRSMRLKNSQESLTDPAETGSSTESLKEDSTVTGVFTLSGAATLRNGQGSVVGPQSAPSGSPVFRARGQSLSEYERGPHDHHSDPAEQRVRSSKVRLAPLQPSGPFPALEQSLASASLRTANRIDRDCVDYGIVPGRAGPERLQLHRNLSDSRLLDNMVSDNISVNSMKSTFSVLNPIRPRDVRNRSFLEGSVMGSGALLGAEELDRYFPERRVGIYIATWNMQGEKGLPNNLDDLLLPTDSEFAQDFYIIGVQEGCPDRREWEIRLQETLGPYYVMLYAASHGVLYLTVFVRRDLIWFCSEVEHATVTTRIMSQIKTKGAVGIGFTFFGTSFLFITSHFTSGDSKVYERILDYNKIIEALALPNGLPDTNPYRSTSSDVTTRFDEVFWFGDFNFRLSKDRVGVEAILNQNPGVDMGPLLHHDQLSKEMKDGSIFKGFQEAPIQFFPTYKYDVGCDMYDTTSKQRTPSYTDRILFRNRQVDDIKVIKYTSCSTIKTSDHRPVIAMFQVKLRPGRDNIPLGAGQFDRSLYLEGIRRRITRELKKREAMKNQGSSTICSIS comes from the exons ATGAGAATGACTGAGAATGGGGAGGACAGCAGCCCCTCTCAGCCCGTTGGTGGAGTGTTACCTGGTGGAGTTCCTGGTGGGAAGGATCCAGGAGGAGTAAGTGGTGACAATAGGCCTGTGAACCCCACTACAGAGGACAACAAAACCACAAAGCTCCTCAACAACACCATGAAATTCCCTCAGGATGTACGAGACCAAAGCAGCAAGACCAGTCCCTACCAGCCCCGACCACCCCTGCTGCCAAAGCCCCCTGCACTGTCAAAGGGAGGGAACAGTGATTCGGTGGAGGAGAAGGTGAGAAGCATgagactgaagaacagccaggAGAGTCTGACCGACCCAGCTGAGACCGGTTCCTCCACAGAATCTCTTAAGGAGGACTCAACAGTTACAGGTGTGTTCACCTTGAGCGGTGCTGCCACCTTGAGGAACGGACAGGGCTCTGTCGTTGGACCCCAATCGGCTCCATCAGGGTCCCCCGTCTTCAGAGCCAGGGGCCAGAGCCTTTCAGAGTACGAGCGGGGGCCCCACGACCACCACAGTGACCCTGCAGAGCAGCGAGTGAGGTCCTCCAAGGTACGCCTCGCTCCCTTACAGCCCTCGGGTCCATTTCCTGCTCTGGAGCAGAGCTTGGCTTCCGCATCCTTAAGGACGGCTAATCGGATTGACAGGGATTGCGTGGATTATGGCATTGTGCCGGGGAGAGCTGGGCCGGAGAGGCTGCAACTGCACAGGAACCTGAGCGACAGCCGGCTTCTGGATAACATGGTGTCGGACAACATCTCTGTCAACTCCATGAAGTCCACCTTCAGCGTGTTGAACCCCATCAGACCCAGGGATGTCAGGAACAG GAGTTTTCTGGAGGGCAGTGTGATGGGTAGTGGTGCCCTGCTGGGGGCTGAGGAGCTGGACCGCTACTTCCCAGAGAGGAGAGTTGGCATCTACATAGCCACATGGAACATGCAGGGAGAAAAG GGACTTCCAAACAACCTAGACGATCTGTTGCTCCCGACGGACTCTGAATTTGCTCAAGACTTTTACATCATCGGAGTCCAAGAGGGATGTCCAGACCG GAGGGAATGGGAGATCCGTCTTCAAGAGACTCTGGGGCCGTACTACGTCATGCTCTACGCAGCCTCCCACGGGGTTCTCTACCTCACTGTGTTTGTCAGGAGGGACCTCATTTGGTTCTGCTCAg AAGTGGAGCATGCCACGGTCACAACACGCATCATGTCTCAGATCAAAACCAAAGGAGCTGTGGGGATCGGCTTCACCTTCTTTGGCACTTCCTTCCTCTTCATCACCTCCCATTTTACCT CTGGAGATTCCAAAGTGTACGAGAGGATTCTGGACTACAACAAAATCATTGAAGCACTTGCTCTTCCTAATGGTCTTCCAGACACCAACCCTTACCGCTCCACATCCT CGGATGTGACAACACGGTTTGATGAGGTTTTCTGGTTTGGGGACTTTAACTTCCGTCTGAGTAAAGATCGTGTGGGGGTAGAGGCCATTCTAAACCAGAACCCGGGTGTGGACATGGGCCCTCTGCTCCACCATGACCAACTCTCCAAGGAAATGAAGGATG GTTCCATCTTTAAAGGCTTCCAGGAAGCACCAATTCAGTTCTTCCCCACCTACAAATATGATGTCGGCTGTGACATGTACGACACCACCTCCAAGCAGAGAACTCCCTCATACACA GACAGAATACTGTTCAGGAACAGGCAGGTGGATGACATCAAAGTGATAAAGTACACCAGCTGTTCAACGATAAAGACGTCAGACCACCGGCCTGTCATCGCCATGTTCCAGGTCAAACTGCGTCCCGGCAGAGACAA TATTCCTCTGGGAGCAGGCCAGTTTGACAGGAGTCTGTACCTGGAGGGCATCAGGAGGAGGATCACCAGAGAGCTGAAGAAGAGAGAAGCCATGAAGAACCAGGGCAGCAGCACCATCTGCTCAATCTCCTGA